The genomic window TGCCAGCGGCGGTAGCCCTTCGAAGCCAGGCTGGCCCGTATAGTAGGCGACCGGCGTGCCATGAAGATTGCCGCTTGCAGTCGTGTGTAGGGTATGCAGGTCTGCGTGCGCGTCCAGCCAGAGGACGAATTGCTCCTTGCCGAGTTCGGCCGCTCGTTCGGCCACCCCGGAAACGGTGCCGGCAGACATTGAGTGATCGCCGCCGAGAAAAACCGGAAGATCACAGCTGCGGGCCATCTCCAGCGCTTTTTTGGAGAGACTGCGCGTCCATCCCACCATAGCGTCGAGGTTCTTAACAGCGGAATTGGTGTGACTGATTTCGGGCTCCGCCGTCGGCGTCGCATCTCCGAGATCAGTGACGGCCCAGCCCAGTTCCGTCAAAGCTCGCGACAAGCCGGCAGTCCGAAAAGCATCAGGCCCCATCAGGCATCCGGGTTGGGATGCGCCGCTTTGAACGGGGGCTCCCAGGATTTGGCACGTCTTCAACTCATTCTCCTTGCGACGCCGCGAGGCGTTCATTTCTTGACTGCAACTTTGGTCACCACGCTGTGGCGATGGCCGAACGATCACTCATGTGTCGACGCTGAAACGACTTCCTCGGCCTGCTGAGCTGCAAGCATCGATACCGTTAAGGGAACGAAGGGAGGCCGCGGATTGAATAGGCCGACCTCGCCGGCGGTCAGACCGGCGACGGACTTCACCAGTTCGTGCACCGGGTAGCCGCACTGCCTTCCCTGACAGGGACCCATGCCCGCGCGTGTAAAACTCTTCAGCTGGTTAGGGCCTCGGCAAGCGCCACGGACAGCAGCTTCCCTCAACACGCCCGCGCTCAACTCTTCGCACCGGCAGACGATCGTTGCGTCGTCAGGCTGGGTCCGCGCAATATTCGGCGGATAGACTCCATCCAGAAATCGCCGGAACGCCTTTTGCCCGGCATGATGTGCCCTTAGCGGTTTTGTCTCGGCATCCGCCTGAGCGGCCGTCAGGGCGCCGTCACGAAGAAGGATACCGGTCGCGGCGATCTCTCCTTCGATCTCGGCATTGACGGCGCCGCCGATCCGAGCACCGTCCCCGGCTATGTACAGTCCGTCCGGACCTGCGTTCATCCACTCGTCGCGCTCAAGCCGGAACGCTGACTGGCCGACATCCCACATCAGTTGCGCGCCAACCGACACCGCCAACTGATGGCTTGGCACCAGCCCCTCGTGAACAAGAAGGGATTTGACCTCCAATCGGTCAGGCCTGCCGTTTGAAGTTTCGAACCGTACAGTTTCCAGTCGTCCGCTTCCTTCGGCGCTGATTTTGACCACGTTGCGTACGTGCCGAATGCCACTGAACTGCGGTAACCAGGCAATCCCTTTCAGGATTTGGCCGGGCTCCTTTAGCGCCCCGCGAAAACCGCGCAGCGAACGGCTGATGAGACCCCGAGGGGTCGTATCGAGATAAGCGACGGGCTTTGTCCCGGCGAGCCGCATCTGCTGCATGTATAGTAGGGGAAGAGGTCCGCTCCCGACCACGGCAACTGGCCCCCGTGGCAGTTGGCCCGCCGTCTTAAGGAGAATCTGTGCGGCGCCGACCGTCATGATGCCGGGTAGCGTCCAGCCGGTGAACGGAACCGGGCGTTCCTGTGCGCCCATAGCGAGCAAGAGATGCCGTCCCATGACAGAACGAATTTCTCCACCCTTTACATATTCCACCGTCCAACCCTGGCTGAGCCTGCTTACCTGAGCCTCCGGAATGTAGTCGGCGCCGCAGGCCAGGAATGCTTCGATTTGCCGGATGCCGCGTCGATATTCCGCCCCCAGAACGTTTATGACCGGGCTCGTCGCGTTGCGGCCGGCATTACGCCAGATCTGACCTCCGGGCTGTGATTGCGAATCCAGCAAGACGACGGATAGGCCGCCGCGCACAGCTCGCCTCGCGGCGGCCATGCCAGCGGGGCCAGCTCCGACGATCAACAGGTCGGCGCTCGAATGATGGTTCATTTCAGCCTCTTCGGATGGTCATGACGTTCGACCCTCATGCCGGCGTGAACCGTTTGCTGACAGCTTCGAATAGTGCCGATGTCTTCGACGTGCACGACACATTCGAAACAGACGCCCATCATGCAGTAGGGCGCCCTGGGCTGGGCGGAAGGAAAGGAGGTCCGCGTGTGGATGTCGTCCAGACGCAGAAAGACGGCGGCCAGAGGCTCTCCATCGCGAGCGGTCACGAGACGACCGTCGATGGTGATTTCCACGGCTTGGCCGGAGGGAAAGAGAGCTTCACTCGTCACGCCGCGATCCCCATCTTGAATCTGCTGCCGCGGAAAGCGTCGTAGGATGGCTCCCTTCCATCGGCTGCCAACCATTCGGCAAAAGGACCTGCATGCAGAGCGGCAAGGGTGACGCCGGAATGGCATGCGACGACATGGATGCCGGGGTATCGCCGCGACCGATCGTAGACCGGCACCCCGTCCGGGGTCAGCACGCGTAGTCCCGCCCATTGCCGTATGACACGCAACGCGCCAACGTCAGGCATCACATTGATCGCGCGATTGGCGATATGACGCGCGCCGCCAGCTGTCACATCGGTAGACCGGCCCACACGTTCATTCGTAACGCCGAGCTGAAACGTGCCCGTCATGGTCTGACGGATACCGCTGGCGGCGTAAGGGAAGACCGGGGCGACCCGTTCCGTGATGAGAAGCTGCCCCTTTTCCGGGACGAGCAGAAGTGGAAGGTCTAGGCTCTTGGCAAAAGCCATGGAGTCATTTCCCGCTGCAATAATCACCCGCTCCGCTTCTATCGTGAGGCCATCCGTTGCCAGTCGGAAGCCACCAAGCGTGGGCGCGATGCTGTCGACGTGTTCGCCCGTCACCAAGGTTCCACCGAGGCGCACAAATCCCTCCAGCAAAGCGCGAAGGACCAGGAGAGGATTGACGTCACCGTCCATATGACTGAACGACGCTGAACACACCTTCGGTCCGAGACGGATGTCGGGAAGCATGCGCTCAAGGCGCGAGCGCTCCAGCATCTCGAAGCGATAGTCAGGATGAATGGCAGCCATCTTCTCGCCGATGGCTTTTTCTTCTTCCGCCTGAGCTTCCGACACACAGAAGAGCAAACCACCGTTGCGGCGGTACTCCACGTCGACACCTGTCAGTTCTTTCAACTCGGATGCAAAATCTGGCCACAGCTCGGCGCTTTGCCGCGTGATGCGATGATATTCAGGATATTCGTCGCCCTTGCCCTGAACCCAGATCAGGCCGAAATTCGTTCGGGACGCACGCAGCGCATCGTCCGAGCCATCGATGATGATCACCCGGCGTCCCAACTTGGCTAACCCGTATCCAATTGCGGCGCCCACTACGCCGCCGCCAACAATGGCTGTCTCGAACTCGTGATCCATTTAACCTTCTCACAATACGAAGGCTTCCGTGCCCGGGCGAAACGTTCGATCCGTGGCCATTAGCCCCCAGTGAGCCAGACGCATCCTTCAATCCTCGTGCGGTCGGCTATACAGTCTGTCCAGCTGTCGCCGTTTGACGGCCAAGTTTTGAGGACCTTCTTTGCTTCGGTTTCATCAGTCTTGAACAGATGATCACCATGTGAAGCGGGTCGATTGCAGATCTGGCTATCTTGGAATTCTTGCCTTCCAGCTTAGGGATAAGGCGTTGCCGTCCATGCTGCAAGGGCAGTAATAGGTATGCGGCGATGTTCAAATGTTATGAAGGCGGCACGGTCCTAGGGCCGTCGCGAGCCACAGGACGCGACCGGTTAATCTCAGTCACCTTCATCGCCCTCAGTTTCTATAAGCAGGCGAGTCTCATCCGTTCCGATTGATTGCCGTTGCCAATCAATCGGTGGGATATGCAAATTCTCCAAACGGAGTGAGCAGCGTATTCATCGCTGAAATATCGCGATGATCACTCCAGGACGGAGACAGGTTTCATGCAGATCAGAACAGATCGAAATACCCCGCAGGCCGACCAACTGAAGAAGCGAGGGTGAGCGGCAGATGCTTAGAATCGGCGTTGATATCGGTGGGACGTTCACAGATTTTTGCGGGTGGCGTGAAGGAGAGGACAGGATCGTCACTCTGAAGGTCCCTTCGACTCCTCCCGCTTTCGAAAACGGTTTCCGTGAGGGATTTGAAAAACTACTGGAACGGCTCACGCCCGAGCCGGGCGAGGCAGCCTTCGTCATGCACGGCACCACGGTCAGCACGAATGCCGTAATCGAGCGAAAAGGGCCGAAGATCGCGTTCTTCGTAACGAAGGGATACAGGGATCTGCTCGAACTGCAGCGGATCGGCGTCCGCAACCCTCTGAACATGTTCGAGACCCGAACCAGGCCGCTGATCGATCGCGAAATGGTTTTCGAGGTCGAGGAACGATTGCTGCGCGGTGGCTTGGTTCGAACCTCGATCGACGAGGCCGCAGTCGAGGCACTTGCCCGTCGGGCAGCCGACGCAGGTGCTGCCGGCTATGCGGTCGCGCTGCTTCACAGCTACGCCAACCCGCAGCATGAAAAAGCGGTCGCGCGGGTTATCCGTAAAGCGGTCGGCGAGGATGCCGAAGTCAGTCTGTCCAGCGAGATCTGGCCGCGGATCGGAGAATACGAAAGAGCGATCGTCAGTGTGCTCAACGCTTTCGTGAAACGCCGGATGAACGAGTATATCGGTGCGGTCGAAACCTATGTGGCTGAACGGCTGCCGGGGTCGCAACTTTTCGTCACACGCTCGAACGGTGGTGCGATGGCCGCCAGTGAGGCGCGCAACTTCCCTGTGCATACGCTTCTGTCGGGTCCGGCGTCTGGCGTGACGGCTGTGCAATATCTCGGCCGCGCCTTGGGCGAACATAACATCCTCACCATGGACATGGGTGGCACCAGCACTGACATCTCGCTCGTGCGCGATGGCGAAGCTCTGACCTCGACTTCGGCCGAGGTGGGTGAGTTTCCGGTTGTCATGCCAGTTACCAGCATCGAGGCGATCGGCGCAGGCGGCGGTTCGGTCGTCACGATTGATGGCGGGGTGTTGCGTATCGGCCCGCGCAGTGCTGGGTCCTATCCTGGCCCTGCCTGCTTCAGCCGAGGCGGCACGGAACCCACGCTGACCGATGCCTTTTTACTTGCGGGCTATTTGCCTGAAGCCCTTCTTGGCGGCGATATGCAGCTCGATCGTCATGCCGCCGAACGCGCTATGGCGCCGATTGCGGAGACTCTCAAGACGGACGTGCTCAGCGCCGCGGAAATGTGCGTCACCGTCGCAAGCTCGAACATGGTGGCCGGTGTCTTGCCTTATCTCGCACGCCAGGGCGTCGATCCCGAAGATCTGACGGTGCTCGTTTACGGCGGAGCTGGCGCGATCCAGGGGCCGCTCCTTGCGGCCGAGATCGGCGTGAACCGCGTTCTTGTGCCGGCGACACCTTCCGTATTCTGTGCCCTCGGGGGCCTTGTCTCTGATTTGAGCAATGACGCGCTCGAAACCGTCCACGGCCTTGATATCGATGGTTCTCTCATCGCGAAGAAGTTTCAGGTCCTTCGCGAGCAGGGAGCCGAATGGTTATCGCGGCAGGCACCGCCGGAGCGTCTCGTGTCGAAAACGTTCGAGTGCTGGGCTGAGATGCGCTACGTCGGGCAGTCCTTCCAGGTTGACGTGCGGCTGCCGGATACGGCGATCGAAGCGCACGACATTGCCGCAACGCATGCCGCCTTCCACCAAGAGCACGAACGCATCTACAGCCATGCCGACAAAGCGGCGCCAGTCGAATTCGTCGACCTGCGCATGCGCGTGCGTGGATCGATGTCGATACCTCAGCCCACAACACCTGAAACGTCCGGGGCTGGCGGTGCGCTCAAAACGGTTCGTTCGATGCGCTTCCACAACAAACTCATTCCCGAGGTACGCGTCTTCGATCGCGCATCTCTCACCCCCAACGATGCGATCCAGGGGCCGGCTGTCATCGAGCAGCGTGATGCGACGATCGTCGTTCCGCCAGAGTTCGTTGCCCGCGTCGGAGCCTTTGGCGCAATCCTCATGACCCGGAGCTGATCAATGGATGCCGTTCGTACTGCCGTCATGAACAATCGCTTCAACGCGATTGTCGAAGAAGCCTCTGCCGCGATCTACCGCACCGCCCACACGACTTTTGTTAAGATCGTGCAGGATTACCAGTGTGCGATTGCGACCGCCGAAGGCGAAATGTTCGCTTATCCGATGTTGTCTGGCGTCAATGTCTTCGTCGGCTCCCCGTTGAAGCCGACGCTGGATGCCATCAGCCGGGAGAACCTGAAGCCAGGCGATATCATCATCACCAACGATCCCTTTGCCACGGACGGTCTGGTGACGCACCTGATGGACGTTACGCTGCTTTATCCGATCTTCTTCGACGAGAAGCTGATCGCGATCGGCTGGGCATTTGTCCATGCGTCCGATATCGGCGGCGCCGTTCCAGGAAGTATCTCGCCAGCCTTCACGGAAGTATTCCAGGAGGGCCTCCGTATCAGGCCAATGAAGCTCTACGAAGGAGGGGTGTTGAACGAAGCGATCAAGTCGATTTTCCAGGACAACAGCCGAAGTCCGACCGAGTTGTGGGGGGACATTCAGGCCATGATCTCGGGCCTGAAGAGCATGGACCGGCGCGTCAGCGAGCTTTGCGAGCGATATGATCGTGAGAGTGTCGAGGAGGGGATGCAGGACGTCATCAACTACGCGGAGACCAAGGCCCGCGCGGTGATCAGGACGATTCGGGACGGTGTATATACCTTCTCGGACTATCTTGAAGGGATCCATGATGGTCAGCTGGCCTATTTCAGCGTGACCATGACGGTGAAGGACAGCGAGATCGAGGTTGATTTTACCGGCACGGATCCGCAATTGGCGGCCGCCTACAACCTGGTAACGGGGGCAACCACCCACCCCTACATTATCCAGTGCCTTTACGCCTACATCCTGACCGTTGATCCGCTGACGCCGCGCAACTCCGGTATCTTGCGGGCGATCCACGGCCATGCTCCGCGCGGCACGGTTCTCAACGCGGTCTATCCCGCATCCGGCGGGTCTCGTGCTGCATCAGCGACACGCGCCTACGACGTTATCCTGGGGTGCCTCAATCAGGCACTACCGGAGGGCCTTGCCGCAGCCGGTGGCGGTATGAGCGGGGTTATCGTCGTTTCGGCTCCCGATCCTCGTACAGGCCGTGACCGTGTCAACGTGGTGGGTACGATCGACGGCGGCGGCGGTGCCCGCCGTGGCGTTGACGGCCTGGACGGATCGGAAGTACGTTACTCACAGCGCAGCGTGCCAGTCGAAGTCATCGAGATCGAAACGGTGCTGGTCATGCGGGCGCTCCGCCTCGTGCCGGACAGTCGCCGCGCGGGAAGATTCACCAGCGGCGCAGCGCTCGAAATCGAAATGGAAAACACGTCAAATCGCGCGGTCATAACGGTCAGAAACCTGAACCGGTTTGTGTTCGCGCCGTGGGGCTTCAAGGGGGGAGAGATCGGTCTTCTGGGTAAGGCAGTCGTCAATCCTGGCCGACCCGATGAGCGATCGGTCGGCAAGATCTCGGTTCTGGAGCTCGGACAGGGCGATATTCTCAGGATCACCAGTTCCACAGGCGGGGCGTTCGGCGAACCTCTTGAGCGGGATGTGGCGGCGATCGCGCGCGAGATCGAAAACGGCATGCTTTCCCCGGAGCGGGCCGCCGACGTCTATGCTGTCGTCTTCGACCGGGACGGTAAGATCGACGAGGCGGCGACCGCGGAACACCGCCGCGAACGCGGGAACCGAAGGTCAGTCGACTTCAATTTCTGCATCGAACGCCAGCGTCAGGACCTGGTGTGGTCGCAGCAGACACGCAGGGAACTGGCATCGCGGGCACTGACCTATGAACAGCGCATCCGCAGCCAGCTCGTCGATCGCGTTCATCACCGCCTGTTGGCGAAAGGTGAGCGGGTCGATGCCGTGAAACTGGATCAAGTCATCGCCGAAGAAGCCGGCCGGTTGTAGCGGCGGTGGTCTTGTGATCGTAAGCAGTTAGTGTGAACGGTCGTCAGAAAGTGCGGCTATTGGAAGGGACGCCTCCTCCAGGAGGCATCCCTTGTTCATTCAGGATTTCACAAGCGCCGCTATTTTCGCGCTGAAATCAGGTTTTGCGCAGCCAACGTCGCAAACTCGACGAAAGGCAGTATCCCTGGAACCGGGCAATCCGGATTCCAGCCCACGGCCATTGAAATTTCGACGGACATATCGTCCACAACTCGGGTAACAACGCCGTCGGGGGCCATCGCAGACACCCACTCCGGCAGGAACGTGATCCCGACGCCGGCAGTCACCAGGGCCAGAGCTGTATTGGTGTCGGAGACCGCTATGTCGTTCTCGATCAGCAGGCCGGCGCCGACAAGTTGTTCGTATACAGTCTCAAAACACGATAGCTCGAAGCGCTTGAGCGCGAAAACACCGTGTCCGGCGAAATCTGATAATTTCAACGCGGTTTTTCTCGCAAGTACCGATTGGCGGGGCATGACGGCAACAAATCGTTCCGACAACAGGTGCTGAAACCGTACCAGATTGCTGTTGGATGGCGGTCGCATCAACCCGACATGGAAGTCACCGCGCTCGATCCCTCGCAGAAGCTCTATGGAATCGACCTCTTTGATGACAAGCCTAGTCCTGGGAAACCTTTGCCGGAAACGGCTCAAGATCAAGGGGAGCAATTGACTGGTGGCCGGGCTGATCGCTCCGATGATCAGCTCTTCTCCGCCGGGACTGAGACCGCCGGCTTCCAGCTTGGCATTGAGGATCGCCTCGTCGATTTTCAAAAGGATCTCGCGCGCGTGATCAAGGAATGATGCTCCCGCACGCGTCAGCTCCACGCGCCGCGTAGAGCGGATGAACAGTTGCACCCCCATAAGCTCTTCAAGCCGCTTGATCTGCTGGCTGAGCGTTGGCTGCGACATGTTCAGTCGGATCGCGGCTCTGCGGAAATGTAGTTCTTCAGCGGCAACGACAAAACAGCGGATGCTTCCAATTTCTATTTGATACGACATCTCCGCTCACCAATACAAAGCGACGTAACATTCAAACCCTAAGATTTGAATGTTACGTCGACATTCGCCCGAGCGCACTCTTTCGATCGGTAATCCAACGGGGATTTCCAAGTTCTAATGCGTCTCCACGGCCTTCGGAGCCGTTCCGCCCACCCGGGCGCGCATGTGCGGATTGAGCCACCACTCCGCCAGAATGACCAGGCGGCTGACAATGAACGTGATGAACAGGTAGATCGCACCGGCGACGATGAACACTTCGACCGGGCTGTAGGTGGCCGAGATGATCTGCTTCGCCAGACCGGTCACTTCGACGATAGTGATTGTCGAAGCAAGCGACGTCGATTTGATGATGAGCATGACTTCGTTGCCATAGGCCGGCAACGCTTGCCGGATGGCGATCGGGAACACGATTCTCCTAAACTGGAGAACTGTGGACATGCCGACAGCGCGCGCCGCTTCGATCTGCCCGAGAGGAACCGCCTGTATGCCGCCCCGGATGATTTCGCTGGTATAGGCCGCGGTATTGAGGGCCAGAGCGAGGATCGCACAAAACCACGGTTCGCGGAACGACGACCACAGACCAATTTCCGTGAGAAACCCTCTGAACTGAGCCGACCCGTAGTAAATCAGGAACATCTGCACCAGAAGTGGGGTCGATCGGATCAGGTAGACGTAGCCGTATGCTACCGAAGAAACGATGCGGTTTTTCGAAAGCCGCATAAGCGCGACAGGTACCGAAACAACAAATCCGATGAGGAGCGATATGAACGCGAGCGCCAGCGTCGTGGGGACGGCAGCAATGAGTTTGGGGAACGACTCGATGATGAGTTGAATATCCATATTATTGGCTCCTCACACCGCGGTTCGCCCACTTTTCAGCTTTAAGAAAGCCCCGATTTGACACGGAGGAAAGAAGAAGGAAGATCACGAAGGCGGTGATATAGAAGGTAAAGGGCTGCTTCGTCGAACCTGCCCCCATCGCTGCTGTCCGCATGATTTCGACCAGGCCGACAACGGAAATTAGCGACGTGTCCTTGAGCGTGAACTGCCAGACATTTCCAAGGCCTGGGAGGGCGAACCTAGCCGCTTGTGGGATCAGCACCCGCCGCAGCCGCAGCCACGGACCCATCCCAATGGACTTCGCCGCTTCGATCTGGCCGGGGGGAACAGCGAGAACGGCAGCGCGAATGACCTCGGTGGCATACGCTCCGGCACTCACGCTGATGCAGAGGACGCCGATCACGAAGATTGGAGGCTCAATGTACCCCTCGTATCCGAACAGTCCATTGGCGACGGTGCGCAGGAGTGTGCCGCCACCGAAGAATACCAGAAAGATGATAAGCAGTTCAGGCACCCCGCGAACGACCGTCGTATAGACGTCACCGAGTAGGCGTAGCGACCAGAAACGGGATAGCTTTGCGGCAGCAAAAAGCGAACCAAAGATGATTCCGAAAAAGTACGAACAGGCTGCGACGACAACAGTCATCATCGCCCCGCGCACCAATTCATCGCCCCAGCCGGCATCTCCCCATTGCAATAGTGTCAAGTCCATCGACCACGCCTCAAGCTTGCTAAACAGATAGAGCGCCGGCCACACGAGTGCCGACGCTCCTATTGAAAGTAATTACTGCTTGGGA from Rhizobium tumorigenes includes these protein-coding regions:
- the rocF gene encoding arginase gives rise to the protein MNASRRRKENELKTCQILGAPVQSGASQPGCLMGPDAFRTAGLSRALTELGWAVTDLGDATPTAEPEISHTNSAVKNLDAMVGWTRSLSKKALEMARSCDLPVFLGGDHSMSAGTVSGVAERAAELGKEQFVLWLDAHADLHTLHTTASGNLHGTPVAYYTGQPGFEGLPPLAAPVDPRNVSMMGIRSVDPEERRRVAEIGIEVADMRVLDEQGVVRPLGVFLDRVSKAKGRLHVSLDVDFLDPGIAPAVGTTVPGGATFREAHLIMEMLHDSGLVTSLDLAELNPFLDERGRTARLMTDLAASLFGRRVFDRVTTAF
- a CDS encoding FAD-dependent oxidoreductase, with protein sequence MAAARRAVRGGLSVVLLDSQSQPGGQIWRNAGRNATSPVINVLGAEYRRGIRQIEAFLACGADYIPEAQVSRLSQGWTVEYVKGGEIRSVMGRHLLLAMGAQERPVPFTGWTLPGIMTVGAAQILLKTAGQLPRGPVAVVGSGPLPLLYMQQMRLAGTKPVAYLDTTPRGLISRSLRGFRGALKEPGQILKGIAWLPQFSGIRHVRNVVKISAEGSGRLETVRFETSNGRPDRLEVKSLLVHEGLVPSHQLAVSVGAQLMWDVGQSAFRLERDEWMNAGPDGLYIAGDGARIGGAVNAEIEGEIAATGILLRDGALTAAQADAETKPLRAHHAGQKAFRRFLDGVYPPNIARTQPDDATIVCRCEELSAGVLREAAVRGACRGPNQLKSFTRAGMGPCQGRQCGYPVHELVKSVAGLTAGEVGLFNPRPPFVPLTVSMLAAQQAEEVVSASTHE
- a CDS encoding (2Fe-2S)-binding protein; translation: MTSEALFPSGQAVEITIDGRLVTARDGEPLAAVFLRLDDIHTRTSFPSAQPRAPYCMMGVCFECVVHVEDIGTIRSCQQTVHAGMRVERHDHPKRLK
- a CDS encoding NAD(P)/FAD-dependent oxidoreductase — encoded protein: MDHEFETAIVGGGVVGAAIGYGLAKLGRRVIIIDGSDDALRASRTNFGLIWVQGKGDEYPEYHRITRQSAELWPDFASELKELTGVDVEYRRNGGLLFCVSEAQAEEEKAIGEKMAAIHPDYRFEMLERSRLERMLPDIRLGPKVCSASFSHMDGDVNPLLVLRALLEGFVRLGGTLVTGEHVDSIAPTLGGFRLATDGLTIEAERVIIAAGNDSMAFAKSLDLPLLLVPEKGQLLITERVAPVFPYAASGIRQTMTGTFQLGVTNERVGRSTDVTAGGARHIANRAINVMPDVGALRVIRQWAGLRVLTPDGVPVYDRSRRYPGIHVVACHSGVTLAALHAGPFAEWLAADGREPSYDAFRGSRFKMGIAA
- a CDS encoding hydantoinase/oxoprolinase family protein, yielding MLRIGVDIGGTFTDFCGWREGEDRIVTLKVPSTPPAFENGFREGFEKLLERLTPEPGEAAFVMHGTTVSTNAVIERKGPKIAFFVTKGYRDLLELQRIGVRNPLNMFETRTRPLIDREMVFEVEERLLRGGLVRTSIDEAAVEALARRAADAGAAGYAVALLHSYANPQHEKAVARVIRKAVGEDAEVSLSSEIWPRIGEYERAIVSVLNAFVKRRMNEYIGAVETYVAERLPGSQLFVTRSNGGAMAASEARNFPVHTLLSGPASGVTAVQYLGRALGEHNILTMDMGGTSTDISLVRDGEALTSTSAEVGEFPVVMPVTSIEAIGAGGGSVVTIDGGVLRIGPRSAGSYPGPACFSRGGTEPTLTDAFLLAGYLPEALLGGDMQLDRHAAERAMAPIAETLKTDVLSAAEMCVTVASSNMVAGVLPYLARQGVDPEDLTVLVYGGAGAIQGPLLAAEIGVNRVLVPATPSVFCALGGLVSDLSNDALETVHGLDIDGSLIAKKFQVLREQGAEWLSRQAPPERLVSKTFECWAEMRYVGQSFQVDVRLPDTAIEAHDIAATHAAFHQEHERIYSHADKAAPVEFVDLRMRVRGSMSIPQPTTPETSGAGGALKTVRSMRFHNKLIPEVRVFDRASLTPNDAIQGPAVIEQRDATIVVPPEFVARVGAFGAILMTRS
- a CDS encoding hydantoinase B/oxoprolinase family protein encodes the protein MDAVRTAVMNNRFNAIVEEASAAIYRTAHTTFVKIVQDYQCAIATAEGEMFAYPMLSGVNVFVGSPLKPTLDAISRENLKPGDIIITNDPFATDGLVTHLMDVTLLYPIFFDEKLIAIGWAFVHASDIGGAVPGSISPAFTEVFQEGLRIRPMKLYEGGVLNEAIKSIFQDNSRSPTELWGDIQAMISGLKSMDRRVSELCERYDRESVEEGMQDVINYAETKARAVIRTIRDGVYTFSDYLEGIHDGQLAYFSVTMTVKDSEIEVDFTGTDPQLAAAYNLVTGATTHPYIIQCLYAYILTVDPLTPRNSGILRAIHGHAPRGTVLNAVYPASGGSRAASATRAYDVILGCLNQALPEGLAAAGGGMSGVIVVSAPDPRTGRDRVNVVGTIDGGGGARRGVDGLDGSEVRYSQRSVPVEVIEIETVLVMRALRLVPDSRRAGRFTSGAALEIEMENTSNRAVITVRNLNRFVFAPWGFKGGEIGLLGKAVVNPGRPDERSVGKISVLELGQGDILRITSSTGGAFGEPLERDVAAIAREIENGMLSPERAADVYAVVFDRDGKIDEAATAEHRRERGNRRSVDFNFCIERQRQDLVWSQQTRRELASRALTYEQRIRSQLVDRVHHRLLAKGERVDAVKLDQVIAEEAGRL
- a CDS encoding LysR family transcriptional regulator, whose protein sequence is MSYQIEIGSIRCFVVAAEELHFRRAAIRLNMSQPTLSQQIKRLEELMGVQLFIRSTRRVELTRAGASFLDHAREILLKIDEAILNAKLEAGGLSPGGEELIIGAISPATSQLLPLILSRFRQRFPRTRLVIKEVDSIELLRGIERGDFHVGLMRPPSNSNLVRFQHLLSERFVAVMPRQSVLARKTALKLSDFAGHGVFALKRFELSCFETVYEQLVGAGLLIENDIAVSDTNTALALVTAGVGITFLPEWVSAMAPDGVVTRVVDDMSVEISMAVGWNPDCPVPGILPFVEFATLAAQNLISARK
- the nocM gene encoding nopaline ABC transporter permease NocM; protein product: MDIQLIIESFPKLIAAVPTTLALAFISLLIGFVVSVPVALMRLSKNRIVSSVAYGYVYLIRSTPLLVQMFLIYYGSAQFRGFLTEIGLWSSFREPWFCAILALALNTAAYTSEIIRGGIQAVPLGQIEAARAVGMSTVLQFRRIVFPIAIRQALPAYGNEVMLIIKSTSLASTITIVEVTGLAKQIISATYSPVEVFIVAGAIYLFITFIVSRLVILAEWWLNPHMRARVGGTAPKAVETH
- the nocQ gene encoding nopaline ABC transporter permease NocQ, whose product is MDLTLLQWGDAGWGDELVRGAMMTVVVAACSYFFGIIFGSLFAAAKLSRFWSLRLLGDVYTTVVRGVPELLIIFLVFFGGGTLLRTVANGLFGYEGYIEPPIFVIGVLCISVSAGAYATEVIRAAVLAVPPGQIEAAKSIGMGPWLRLRRVLIPQAARFALPGLGNVWQFTLKDTSLISVVGLVEIMRTAAMGAGSTKQPFTFYITAFVIFLLLSSVSNRGFLKAEKWANRGVRSQ